GAATCCGGTCGGGGGGTCAGTGGGGTACACGAAACTGCAGTTCGGCGGCGCGAGCCGCGGACGGCCCCGTCGGCAACCGGCGACTGGACGAAGCGGCGGGATTCGTGCAAACAGCGAGATGTAATAGAGGCGGAAACGGCGCCGCGTGGCGAGGGTCCCACGGGTGCCTTACGGTTGTCACGGTTGTGGAAGTAAGTCGCGCTTGACTGGTCCGGAGGGACCGTTTGCAGGCGTTCTAGCAGACCGGATGGTGGAATAACGTGGCGGAAGAGAGTCGCGGGCAGCGCGGGTCGGGGTACGGCCTCGGGTTGTCGACGCGGACGCAGGTTACGGGCTATCAGTTCCTTGCCCGCCGAACCGCGATGGCGCTGACCCGCTGGCGCGTCCGCATGGAGATCGAGCCCGGACGGCGGCAGACCTTGGCCGTCGTGGCGTCGATCTCCGCGGCGCTGGTGATCTGCCTGGGCGCCTTGCTGTGGTCGTTCATCAGCCCCTCCGGCCAGATCAACGAGTCGCCGATCATCGCCGACAAGGACTCCGGCGCGCTGTACGTCCGGGTGGGCGACAAGCTGTACCCGGCCCTGAACCTGGCGTCGGCGCGGCTGATCACCGGTCGCCCCGACAACCCGCACCCGGTGCGGTCGAGCCAGATCGCGAGCATGCCGCACGGGCCGCTCGTCGGAATCCCGGGCGCGCCCAACCACTTCGCGCCCAAGAGCCCCACCACCTCGTCCTGGATGGTGTGCGACACCGTGGGCTCGACCGGGGTCGGCGTGCCGTCGGGCGTGACGGTGACCGTCATCGACGGCACCCCGGACCTGAGCAACCACCGTCGGGTCCTGAACGGTTCGGACGCCGTCGTGCTGAACTACGGCGGCGACGCCTGGGTCATCCGGCAGGGACGCCGGTCGCGCATCGACGCCACCAACCGGTCGGTGCTGTTGCCGCTCGGGCTGACGCCGGAGCAGGTCAGCATGGCCAAGCCGATGAGCCGCGCCCTGTTCGACGCGCTGCCGGTGGGCCCCGAACTGACGGTGCCCGAGATCCAGAACGCGGGCGCCGCCGCGACGTTCCCCAATGCCCCCGGGCCGATCGGCACGGTGATCGTCACCCCGCAGATCAGTGGGCCGCAACAGTATTCGCTGGTGCTGGCCGACGGCGTGCAGACGCTGCCGCCGCTGGTGGCCCAGATCCTGCAGAACGCCGGGCCGGGCAACACCAAGCCGGTGACCGTGGAACCGTCGGCGCTGGCGAAGATGCCGGTGGTCAACAAGCTGGACCTGTCCTCCTACCCGGACACCCCGCTCAACGTGATGGACATCCGGGAGAACCCCGCCACCTGCTGGTGGTGGGAGAAGACCTCCGGCGAGAACCGCGCGCGCGTCCAGGTCGTGTCCGGGCCGACGATTCCGGTCGAGCAGAAGGACATGTCCAGGGTGGTTTCGCTGGTGAAGGCCGACAGCACCGGCCGCGAGGCCGACCAGGTCTACTTCGCCTCGGACCACGCGAACTTTGTGGCCGTCACCGGCAACGACGCCGGCGCCAAGACGACGGAGTCGTTGTGGTGGCTCACCGATGCGGGCGCCCGGTTCGGGGTGGACGACACCCGCGAGGCGCGCGAGGCCCTCGGCCTGAAAACCCAGCCCAGCCTGGCACCGTGGGTGGCGCTGCGGCTGCTGCCGCAAGGCCCGACGTTGTCCCGCGC
This genomic window from Mycobacterium saskatchewanense contains:
- the eccB gene encoding type VII secretion protein EccB, with protein sequence MAEESRGQRGSGYGLGLSTRTQVTGYQFLARRTAMALTRWRVRMEIEPGRRQTLAVVASISAALVICLGALLWSFISPSGQINESPIIADKDSGALYVRVGDKLYPALNLASARLITGRPDNPHPVRSSQIASMPHGPLVGIPGAPNHFAPKSPTTSSWMVCDTVGSTGVGVPSGVTVTVIDGTPDLSNHRRVLNGSDAVVLNYGGDAWVIRQGRRSRIDATNRSVLLPLGLTPEQVSMAKPMSRALFDALPVGPELTVPEIQNAGAAATFPNAPGPIGTVIVTPQISGPQQYSLVLADGVQTLPPLVAQILQNAGPGNTKPVTVEPSALAKMPVVNKLDLSSYPDTPLNVMDIRENPATCWWWEKTSGENRARVQVVSGPTIPVEQKDMSRVVSLVKADSTGREADQVYFASDHANFVAVTGNDAGAKTTESLWWLTDAGARFGVDDTREAREALGLKTQPSLAPWVALRLLPQGPTLSRADALVEHDTLPMDMSPAELVVPK